The Gammaproteobacteria bacterium genome contains a region encoding:
- a CDS encoding alpha/beta fold hydrolase has protein sequence MLKKILIVVAVLVAADLLAVFLFPGAAYQLAMDAERALAGLHTREIEVDGIRYSYTDSDEGEPLLLLHGFTADKDHWTRVARHLTDKFRVIAPDLPGFGASTRDPQLDYSIDAQAQRVAAFADALGLQQFHLGGSSMGGAIAAVLSARYPQRVQSLWLLAPGGVTADEVSDMESMLLGGGDHPLIPASREEFEATLDFVFEKRPFLPGPLRRHLSEVAAERQQLRLQIFAD, from the coding sequence ATGCTGAAGAAAATACTGATTGTCGTGGCGGTGCTGGTCGCCGCTGACCTGCTCGCGGTGTTCCTGTTTCCGGGGGCGGCGTACCAGCTGGCAATGGACGCCGAGCGGGCGCTTGCCGGTCTGCATACGCGCGAGATCGAAGTCGACGGTATCCGCTACAGCTACACCGACAGCGATGAGGGTGAGCCGTTATTGCTGCTGCACGGATTCACCGCTGACAAAGATCACTGGACCCGCGTGGCACGGCACCTGACTGACAAGTTTCGTGTTATCGCGCCAGATTTGCCTGGCTTTGGCGCCAGCACCCGTGACCCGCAGCTGGATTACTCAATTGATGCTCAGGCACAGCGGGTGGCTGCTTTCGCTGACGCGCTCGGTCTGCAGCAGTTTCACCTTGGTGGCAGTTCGATGGGCGGCGCGATTGCTGCAGTCTTGTCCGCGCGTTACCCGCAGCGGGTGCAGAGCCTGTGGCTGCTGGCCCCGGGCGGGGTAACTGCTGACGAGGTCAGCGACATGGAAAGCATGTTGCTGGGCGGTGGCGACCATCCGCTGATTCCGGCCAGCCGGGAAGAATTCGAGGCGACGCTGGATTTCGTGTTCGAAAAGCGGCCCTTTCTGCCGGGCCCGCTGCGTCGGCACCTGAGTGAAGTGGCGGCAGAACGGCAGCAGCTGCGACTCCAGATCTTTGCCGAC